One part of the Clostridia bacterium genome encodes these proteins:
- a CDS encoding U32 family peptidase codes for MCKKPELLAPAGDLIKLKTAIDYGADAVYIGGKAFSLRVASDNFSYDEMKEGIEYAHTRGKKVYVALNIIAHNKDLYNLTEYLKQLEELKVDGVIVADLGIMNTIKKYAPSLNLHVSTQASITNYETVKFYKEALGATRVVLARELSLEEIKEIKDNNPDLEIECFVHGAMCISYSGRCLLSNYMTGRNSNEGDCAQSCRWKYHLMEEKRPGQYLPVYEDERGTFIFNSKDICMIEHIDKLVKAGVSSFKIEGRVKSEYYVATVVKAYRDAIDDYFNNKPFNKELEDELKKISHRQYTTGFYFGKPDNTAQVYTTNSYVRSYELIGTVTEYLKDTKEVVIEQRNRFFKDDELEILMPDQPCLKLKATKIINEDNEEIDIAPHPMNKVRIPCDIEIKPGSFVRKEKLL; via the coding sequence ATGTGTAAAAAACCTGAACTTCTGGCACCCGCCGGAGATTTAATAAAATTAAAAACAGCCATTGACTATGGAGCAGACGCAGTATATATAGGCGGAAAAGCCTTTTCCTTAAGAGTTGCGTCAGATAATTTTTCTTATGATGAAATGAAAGAGGGAATAGAGTACGCGCATACAAGAGGTAAGAAGGTGTATGTTGCATTAAATATAATTGCCCATAACAAAGATTTATATAATCTCACAGAATATTTAAAGCAACTTGAAGAGTTAAAGGTTGACGGAGTAATAGTTGCCGATTTAGGTATTATGAATACTATTAAAAAATATGCACCGTCTTTAAATCTTCATGTAAGCACTCAGGCAAGTATAACCAATTACGAAACAGTTAAGTTTTATAAAGAAGCGCTTGGTGCAACAAGAGTTGTTCTTGCAAGGGAACTGTCATTAGAAGAAATAAAGGAAATAAAAGATAATAACCCTGACCTTGAAATAGAATGTTTTGTGCATGGAGCGATGTGCATATCCTATTCAGGAAGATGCCTTTTATCTAACTATATGACAGGCAGAAACTCAAACGAGGGGGACTGCGCTCAGTCTTGCAGATGGAAGTATCATCTTATGGAAGAAAAACGCCCGGGACAATATCTTCCAGTTTATGAGGATGAGAGAGGAACATTTATCTTTAATTCAAAAGATATATGTATGATAGAGCATATTGATAAACTTGTAAAAGCAGGAGTTTCAAGTTTTAAAATAGAGGGAAGAGTTAAGAGCGAATATTATGTTGCAACGGTTGTAAAAGCATATAGAGACGCCATAGACGATTATTTTAACAATAAACCGTTCAATAAGGAATTAGAAGACGAACTTAAAAAAATAAGCCACAGACAATATACCACAGGTTTTTATTTTGGAAAACCTGATAACACAGCACAGGTTTATACAACTAATTCATATGTAAGAAGTTATGAACTTATAGGCACTGTAACCGAGTATTTAAAAGATACAAAAGAAGTGGTAATAGAGCAAAGAAACAGATTTTTTAAAGACGACGAACTTGAAATTTTAATGCCTGACCAACCGTGTTTAAAATTAAAGGCAACAAAAATTATAAATGAAGATAATGAAGAAATAGATATTGCTCCTCATCCAATGAATAAAGTAAGAATTCCTTGTGATATAGAAATTAAACCTGGTTCGTTTGTAAGAAAAGAAAAATTACTTTAA
- a CDS encoding O-methyltransferase, translating into MENLINYDYIKKYIEDLTPPTSEFMQKLEIFAYYNHVPIITKDTRRFLEVFLKILKPEKILEVGTAIGYSAITFANILPDAKITTIEIDEEMFDLAYKNIKKAGYSDRINLILDDARNVLPYLETSYDFIFMDAAKGQYTDYYLPVKKLVKTGGVLMSDNILFKGMVANESIVQKNKRGIVNDLMDFNKMLSEDKDFDTSFIPMGDGVAISIKK; encoded by the coding sequence ATGGAAAATCTTATTAACTACGATTATATAAAAAAGTATATAGAAGATTTAACTCCTCCTACCAGTGAGTTTATGCAAAAATTAGAGATTTTTGCCTATTATAATCATGTGCCTATAATAACCAAGGACACACGAAGATTTTTAGAAGTGTTTTTAAAAATTCTAAAACCTGAAAAAATCTTGGAGGTAGGAACAGCCATCGGCTATTCTGCAATAACCTTTGCAAATATCCTTCCTGACGCAAAAATCACAACTATTGAAATTGACGAAGAAATGTTTGATTTGGCATATAAAAATATTAAAAAAGCAGGGTACAGCGACAGGATAAATTTAATATTAGACGATGCAAGAAATGTTCTTCCGTATCTTGAAACATCATATGACTTTATTTTTATGGATGCGGCAAAAGGGCAGTATACCGACTATTACTTACCTGTAAAAAAACTTGTAAAAACAGGCGGAGTTTTAATGAGTGATAATATCCTCTTTAAAGGAATGGTTGCAAACGAAAGTATTGTCCAGAAAAATAAAAGAGGAATAGTTAACGACCTTATGGATTTTAATAAAATGTTATCAGAAGATAAAGATTTTGATACTTCGTTTATCCCAATGGGCGACGGAGTTGCAATAAGTATAAAAAAGTGA
- the mltG gene encoding endolytic transglycosylase MltG: MVVKGKKLFRILGVFISLILALSLLVVLEINGVFTKNDGCVIEVKSGETFSDVLSTLKEEDMIFSKTLFKGYAKVFHSDKINNIKAGKYTFGKNLSYENIIKILSNEPQYGTVSVTIPEGFELREIAALLEEKGLCDKEKFLKVADTYDFDFKYKSEIKNKKNRLEGFLFPDTYIFAKEGTDEVLIIKTMLQRFLEIYEKYENNNSGYSVYEIITLASIIEREGKSNEDFYNISSVFHNRLKRTDYLNRLQSCATVQYILKDRKAVLSVADTKIDSPYNTYINPGLPIGPISSPGERAIDAAINPNNTDYLYFLNDENGKLYFSKTLDEHNKVKNVYVN, encoded by the coding sequence ATGGTAGTAAAAGGTAAGAAACTTTTTAGAATACTTGGTGTTTTTATATCACTTATCCTTGCTTTGTCTTTACTTGTTGTTTTAGAAATAAACGGAGTTTTTACTAAAAATGACGGTTGCGTGATAGAAGTTAAAAGCGGAGAAACTTTTTCGGATGTTTTATCTACACTAAAAGAAGAAGATATGATTTTTTCTAAAACTCTTTTTAAAGGTTATGCCAAAGTTTTTCACAGCGATAAAATAAATAACATAAAAGCAGGAAAATATACTTTTGGTAAAAACTTAAGTTATGAAAACATTATAAAGATTTTATCAAACGAGCCTCAATATGGAACAGTCAGCGTAACTATCCCTGAGGGTTTTGAATTAAGGGAAATTGCAGCACTTCTTGAAGAAAAAGGCTTATGTGATAAAGAAAAGTTTTTAAAAGTTGCAGACACTTATGACTTTGACTTTAAATATAAAAGCGAAATAAAAAACAAAAAAAACAGACTGGAAGGCTTTTTATTTCCTGACACCTATATTTTTGCAAAAGAAGGAACAGACGAAGTTTTAATAATTAAAACAATGCTTCAAAGATTTTTAGAAATTTATGAAAAATATGAAAATAACAATTCGGGATATTCTGTTTATGAAATAATAACATTAGCATCAATAATTGAAAGAGAGGGAAAATCAAACGAAGATTTTTATAATATTTCCTCCGTTTTTCATAACAGACTAAAAAGAACCGATTATCTTAACCGTCTTCAGTCATGTGCTACCGTGCAGTATATCTTAAAAGACAGAAAAGCAGTTTTATCGGTTGCCGACACTAAAATTGATTCACCGTATAATACCTATATAAACCCAGGTCTTCCGATAGGCCCTATATCCTCCCCTGGAGAAAGAGCAATAGATGCGGCAATTAACCCGAATAACACAGACTATCTTTATTTTTTAAATGACGAAAACGGGAAACTTTATTTTTCCAAAACTTTAGACGAGCATAACAAAGTTAAAAATGTATATGTAAATTAG
- a CDS encoding CPBP family intramembrane metalloprotease, translating into MNVSFILVLSLIIQLLIRLIVKLVLSSALSIPFVYYVELMIVSTLSIFLPAYLYLKDKKRGYFTDCFSGVKPNMLMAVCLLIGLFGQYASILVNIPSVLLVKKFGGIISSYNLPINSFGMFLLATFAVCVLPAVYEEVMFRGVVFNYFRQYGKKAAILISSFLFALMHCDFTNFFATFLIGAICAYTVSKTNRIVYSMIIHFMVNFVSLSSSYILKSNVLTDLYNDWLPALFIVAIPLIIYLLTVVRDRAEYLPYKDMEKYEKKVESVVKINEESSIKIIEHSVKENNLPMALSKLFSTVYVYIIIALFIYLGGSNLW; encoded by the coding sequence ATGAATGTGAGTTTTATTTTAGTGCTTTCACTGATAATTCAACTGCTTATAAGGCTGATTGTTAAATTAGTGTTATCCAGCGCTTTATCAATACCATTTGTTTATTATGTTGAACTTATGATAGTATCAACCTTAAGCATATTTTTACCTGCCTATTTATATCTAAAAGATAAAAAAAGAGGGTATTTTACAGACTGTTTTTCAGGTGTTAAACCCAATATGTTAATGGCAGTTTGCTTACTTATAGGCTTGTTTGGTCAGTATGCCTCCATTCTTGTAAACATTCCGTCAGTTTTACTTGTTAAAAAATTCGGAGGGATTATTTCATCATATAACCTGCCGATTAACAGTTTTGGAATGTTTTTATTAGCAACCTTTGCTGTTTGTGTACTTCCTGCAGTGTATGAAGAAGTAATGTTTAGAGGGGTTGTATTTAACTATTTTAGGCAGTACGGTAAAAAGGCGGCAATTTTAATATCATCATTCTTATTTGCGCTTATGCATTGTGATTTTACTAATTTCTTTGCAACCTTTTTAATAGGAGCAATATGTGCATATACCGTATCTAAAACCAACAGAATAGTCTATTCAATGATTATTCACTTTATGGTAAATTTTGTGTCCCTATCCTCTTCTTACATACTAAAATCAAATGTATTAACCGATTTATATAACGATTGGTTACCTGCACTCTTTATTGTGGCAATTCCTCTTATTATCTATCTTTTGACAGTTGTAAGAGACAGGGCAGAGTATCTTCCTTATAAGGATATGGAAAAATACGAAAAAAAGGTAGAAAGTGTTGTTAAAATAAACGAAGAGAGCAGTATTAAAATTATTGAGCATAGTGTTAAGGAAAATAATCTTCCTATGGCTTTATCCAAACTGTTTTCAACAGTGTATGTTTATATTATAATAGCGCTCTTTATCTATCTTGGAGGAAGTAACTTATGGTAG
- a CDS encoding 5-formyltetrahydrofolate cyclo-ligase, producing MKSKFRKECLEKREKIKRQNLDLKVFGLEEYKNAKTVFIYLSTPFEIDTMGILHKALKEKTVLVPYCVDDKGNMIACKIDSLSDVKEGRFSILEPKNPIEYTKNIDFTLVPGVAFSKDGYRIGYGKGYYDRFLKTHKTFSVGLSSDELLFDKIPTDSFDVKLDMIITPTKEIKI from the coding sequence ATGAAGAGTAAATTCCGAAAAGAATGCCTTGAAAAAAGAGAGAAAATTAAAAGGCAGAACTTAGATTTAAAAGTATTTGGTTTAGAAGAATATAAAAATGCAAAAACGGTGTTTATATATCTTTCCACCCCATTTGAGATTGATACTATGGGAATACTTCATAAAGCACTTAAGGAAAAAACAGTTCTTGTACCTTATTGTGTTGATGACAAAGGAAATATGATAGCCTGTAAAATAGATAGTTTAAGTGATGTTAAAGAGGGCAGATTTTCTATTTTAGAGCCAAAAAACCCGATAGAATATACAAAAAATATTGATTTTACTCTTGTTCCTGGGGTTGCCTTTTCAAAGGATGGATACAGAATAGGCTATGGGAAAGGGTATTATGACAGGTTTTTAAAAACCCATAAAACTTTCTCTGTCGGTTTGTCTTCTGACGAACTTTTATTTGACAAAATTCCGACAGATTCTTTTGATGTTAAACTTGATATGATTATCACACCGACCAAGGAGATAAAAATATGA